Proteins from a genomic interval of Niabella soli DSM 19437:
- a CDS encoding DUF5017 domain-containing protein: MKIKNLIWLAGIFFMSCQKKLAVVTAPDFDVTTTTVTVKAGVPAVFKFSGIATTVSFYPGEIYKDYNYKDGRSVAVAGKGLALSFSNGVAAGTPAGTQANQFSILLSTDFNGNYKDLASVKAATWVNITDSFTLATSATMVATRSVNLSRFVQAGKPVYFALRYINRPQVANGFVRQWLVENFLLKSVDTVLNGAVVTIADQALAGFRIVDQNPVNAPARSTVTNTRVTLYGPIYKNPADPIYNPNNPVFDPKNPIYDPKSPQYNPNAVLPVYVAYDPNSPYNDPASENWAVSTAITLDSVSLGKDWSIPVRTSIYGAMPVAYSYTYSVPGQYTAYFVAANNTIEHSAATVKKVVVMVTP, encoded by the coding sequence ATGAAAATTAAAAATCTGATATGGTTGGCGGGAATATTTTTTATGTCCTGCCAGAAAAAACTGGCCGTGGTAACCGCCCCCGATTTTGATGTAACCACAACCACGGTAACGGTTAAAGCTGGTGTGCCGGCTGTGTTTAAATTTTCGGGAATAGCAACGACGGTTTCGTTTTACCCGGGAGAAATTTATAAAGACTATAATTATAAAGACGGCAGAAGTGTTGCTGTAGCAGGCAAAGGCTTGGCGCTGAGTTTTTCCAATGGAGTAGCTGCCGGTACACCCGCAGGTACACAAGCCAATCAATTCTCCATTTTACTTTCCACAGATTTTAATGGCAATTATAAGGACCTTGCCAGTGTAAAGGCGGCCACCTGGGTAAACATAACCGATAGCTTTACACTGGCCACTTCGGCAACTATGGTGGCGACGCGGTCTGTTAACCTTTCAAGATTTGTTCAGGCCGGCAAGCCGGTTTACTTTGCCCTGCGTTATATTAACCGGCCTCAGGTCGCCAATGGTTTTGTCCGGCAATGGCTGGTCGAAAACTTCCTGTTGAAAAGCGTGGATACGGTGCTGAATGGCGCTGTTGTTACTATTGCCGATCAGGCGCTTGCAGGATTCAGGATCGTAGATCAGAACCCCGTAAATGCTCCCGCACGTTCTACCGTTACCAATACAAGGGTAACCTTATATGGGCCCATATATAAAAACCCGGCGGATCCCATCTATAATCCCAATAACCCGGTGTTTGATCCCAAAAATCCGATATATGATCCTAAAAGCCCGCAGTATAATCCTAATGCGGTACTGCCGGTATATGTGGCATATGACCCTAATAGCCCCTATAATGACCCCGCCAGCGAAAACTGGGCTGTTTCAACAGCCATCACCCTGGATTCGGTTAGTTTGGGAAAAGATTGGTCCATTCCGGTTCGGACTTCCATTTATGGGGCAATGCCTGTTGCCTATAGCTATACCTATAGTGTGCCCGGGCAATATACCGCCTATTTTGTGGCAGCTAATAATACTATTGAGCACTCTGCAGCCACAGTGAAAAAGGTAGTGGTTATGGTAACGCCTTAA